Proteins encoded in a region of the Apilactobacillus apisilvae genome:
- the hslO gene encoding Hsp33 family molecular chaperone HslO, which translates to MTDYLTKSVTKDGMFRAYAMEATDLVSEAQKDHNTWPTSSAALGRSLVASLLLSSSVLKGKESMTVKVMGDGPAGTIVVDADANGYVKGYMHNPHVDIPLNSHHKLDVGGAIGHNGTLQVMKSQGGDEPYTSNVDLVSGEIGDDFTYYLAQSEQIPSAVGVSVYVNEDGTIGAAGGYLIQVLPGASDDAIANLEKRLKSIPMISELFLSKQKPEDILKLIFGEDNLTLLQNLPVEFKCDCSKEKFANEIVGIGAKEIKAMIDEDHGAKVVCNFCETEYNFSEDNLKKLEVAASSKIKGDEK; encoded by the coding sequence ATGACAGACTATTTAACAAAAAGTGTCACTAAAGATGGAATGTTTAGGGCATATGCAATGGAAGCCACAGATTTAGTTAGTGAAGCACAAAAGGATCATAATACTTGGCCTACTTCATCAGCAGCGTTAGGACGAAGCTTAGTTGCCAGTTTATTACTTTCATCTTCTGTATTAAAAGGGAAGGAAAGTATGACGGTTAAAGTAATGGGAGATGGTCCTGCTGGAACAATCGTAGTTGATGCTGACGCTAATGGATATGTTAAAGGTTATATGCATAATCCACATGTTGATATACCTTTAAATTCTCATCATAAATTAGATGTTGGTGGTGCTATTGGTCATAATGGAACACTTCAAGTAATGAAGAGTCAAGGAGGCGATGAGCCTTATACTAGTAATGTTGATTTAGTGTCTGGTGAAATTGGGGATGATTTTACTTACTATTTGGCTCAATCAGAACAAATTCCTTCAGCAGTTGGAGTTTCAGTTTATGTAAATGAAGATGGAACAATTGGTGCAGCTGGAGGGTACTTAATTCAAGTTCTTCCAGGTGCTTCTGATGATGCTATTGCTAATTTGGAAAAACGTTTGAAATCAATTCCAATGATTTCTGAATTATTTTTATCAAAGCAAAAACCTGAAGATATTCTTAAATTAATTTTTGGTGAAGATAATTTAACATTACTACAAAATCTACCGGTTGAATTTAAATGTGATTGCTCAAAAGAAAAATTTGCTAACGAAATTGTGGGAATTGGTGCAAAAGAAATTAAAGCGATGATTGATGAAGATCATGGAGCGAAAGTTGTTTGCAACTTTTGTGAAACTGAATATAATTTTAGTGAAGACAATTTAAAAAAATTAGAAGTAGCAGCTTCATCTAAGATAAAAGGTGATGAAAAATAG
- the dusB gene encoding tRNA dihydrouridine synthase DusB codes for MEWKIGDVTIPNQVVVAPMAGVTNTAFRMICKEFNAGLVVCEMISDRGIMYNNQKTLDMINVDAKEHPMSIQIFGGSKETLVEGAKFIDQKTEADIIDINMGCPVNKVVKTDAGSKWLLDPNKVYEMVKAVTSAVNKPVTVKMRTGWDEDHIYAVQNALMAEKAGASAVAMHGRTRKQMYQGSADWDVLKAVADKLTIPFMGNGDVTTPQKAQEMLDYVGCDAVMIGRAAEGNPFMLKQTAHYLETGEILPEPSVEETIQTAKEHLHRLVGIKGDFIGPREFRGQAAYYLKGLRHSARTKAALNSADTEQEMNDIFDKFLEKSLKKTVTKA; via the coding sequence ATGGAATGGAAAATTGGCGATGTTACAATTCCCAATCAAGTAGTGGTTGCTCCAATGGCAGGAGTAACTAACACTGCTTTTCGAATGATTTGTAAAGAATTTAATGCAGGATTAGTTGTCTGTGAAATGATTTCTGATCGTGGAATTATGTACAATAATCAAAAAACTTTGGATATGATTAATGTTGATGCAAAAGAACATCCAATGAGTATTCAAATTTTTGGTGGAAGTAAAGAAACATTGGTTGAGGGTGCTAAGTTCATTGATCAAAAAACTGAAGCTGATATTATTGATATCAATATGGGATGCCCAGTTAACAAAGTTGTTAAAACTGATGCTGGTTCGAAATGGTTATTGGATCCTAATAAGGTCTATGAAATGGTAAAGGCAGTTACTTCTGCTGTTAATAAACCAGTTACAGTTAAGATGAGAACTGGTTGGGATGAAGACCATATTTATGCTGTACAAAATGCTCTAATGGCTGAAAAAGCTGGAGCATCAGCAGTTGCTATGCATGGAAGAACTAGAAAGCAAATGTACCAAGGTAGTGCTGACTGGGATGTTTTAAAAGCAGTTGCTGATAAATTAACCATTCCATTTATGGGTAATGGTGATGTTACAACTCCGCAAAAGGCGCAAGAAATGCTTGATTATGTTGGCTGTGACGCCGTTATGATTGGGCGTGCTGCCGAAGGTAATCCATTTATGTTGAAACAAACCGCTCATTATTTGGAAACTGGTGAAATTTTACCAGAACCTTCTGTTGAAGAAACTATCCAGACTGCTAAGGAACATTTGCACCGATTAGTAGGCATTAAAGGTGACTTTATTGGTCCCCGTGAGTTTAGAGGACAAGCTGCATACTATTTGAAAGGTTTAAGACATTCCGCAAGAACTAAAGCTGCTTTAAATTCAGCTGATACAGAACAAGAAATGAATGATATCTTCGATAAATTTTTAGAAAAATCACTTAAAAAAACAGTCACCAAAGCATAG
- the lysS gene encoding lysine--tRNA ligase, whose amino-acid sequence MAKEKQMNDQLRVRRQKMNELREEGIDPFGSRFERTHLAKQLHEEYNDSTKEDLEQLDKKVVIAGRMIAKRGKGKVGFADLQDRSGKIQLYVRKDVVGEETYHIFKRSDIGDHLGFEGEVIKTDMGELTVKATHVTFLAKALRPLPDKYHGLQNKEQKYRQRYLDLIANRDSFDRFQKRTKIISAIRSYLDNQMDCTEVETPVLHNQAGGANARPFITHHNALDIDLYLRIALELHLKRLIVGGMERVYEIGRVFRNEGMDQDHNPEFTELESYIAYFDFHDVMDETEGIFKSASKVVSDNGIIEYQGDEVDFNKPFERLHMVDAIKEYTGVDFWKEMSLEDARKLADEHHIEYKDFWKVGHIINEFFEELVQPKIKNPTFIYGHPVEISPLAKKNADDSRFTDRFELYVSGMEYANAFSELNDPIDQKARFEAQAAEKAQGNDEAQPVDLDYVEALEYGMPPTGGLGIGIDRLVMLLTNAESIRDVLLFPTMRPEDNSEE is encoded by the coding sequence GTGGCAAAAGAAAAGCAAATGAATGATCAATTGCGAGTTCGTCGCCAAAAGATGAATGAATTACGAGAAGAAGGCATCGATCCATTCGGTAGTCGTTTTGAACGTACTCATTTAGCTAAACAATTACATGAAGAATATAACGATTCAACAAAGGAAGATTTAGAACAGCTAGATAAAAAAGTTGTTATTGCTGGTCGTATGATTGCAAAACGTGGTAAAGGTAAAGTCGGTTTTGCTGATTTACAAGATCGTTCAGGAAAAATTCAACTTTACGTTAGAAAAGATGTTGTTGGTGAAGAAACTTACCATATCTTTAAACGTTCTGATATTGGCGATCATTTAGGCTTTGAAGGTGAAGTTATTAAGACTGACATGGGTGAACTTACTGTTAAAGCTACTCATGTTACTTTCCTAGCTAAAGCATTACGTCCATTACCAGATAAGTATCATGGTCTACAAAACAAAGAACAAAAATATCGTCAAAGATATTTAGACTTGATTGCAAACCGTGATAGTTTTGATCGTTTCCAAAAACGTACTAAAATTATCTCAGCTATTCGTAGCTACTTAGATAATCAAATGGACTGTACAGAAGTTGAAACTCCAGTATTGCATAACCAAGCCGGTGGTGCTAATGCGCGTCCATTTATTACTCATCATAATGCACTAGATATTGATTTATATTTACGCATTGCACTAGAATTACATCTTAAGAGATTAATTGTTGGTGGAATGGAACGAGTATATGAAATCGGCCGTGTGTTCAGAAATGAAGGAATGGATCAAGATCATAACCCAGAATTTACTGAATTAGAATCATACATTGCATATTTTGATTTTCATGATGTAATGGATGAAACTGAGGGTATTTTTAAGTCTGCATCTAAAGTTGTGTCAGACAATGGTATCATTGAATACCAAGGTGACGAAGTAGACTTTAATAAGCCATTTGAACGTTTACACATGGTTGATGCTATTAAAGAATACACTGGCGTTGATTTCTGGAAAGAAATGAGTTTAGAAGATGCTCGTAAATTAGCTGATGAACATCATATTGAATACAAGGATTTCTGGAAAGTTGGACACATTATTAATGAATTCTTTGAAGAATTAGTTCAACCTAAGATTAAAAATCCTACGTTTATTTATGGTCATCCAGTTGAAATTTCACCATTGGCTAAGAAAAATGCTGATGATTCAAGATTTACTGATCGTTTTGAATTATATGTTTCTGGAATGGAATATGCTAACGCGTTCTCTGAACTAAATGATCCAATTGATCAAAAAGCTAGATTTGAAGCCCAAGCAGCAGAAAAAGCTCAAGGTAATGATGAAGCTCAACCTGTAGATTTGGACTATGTTGAAGCTCTAGAATATGGTATGCCTCCTACTGGTGGATTAGGTATTGGAATTGATCGTTTAGTTATGTTGTTAACTAATGCTGAATCAATTAGAGATGTTTTATTATTCCCAACTATGAGACCAGAAGATAATTCTGAAGAATAG